From the Streptococcus sp. 29887 genome, one window contains:
- the wecB gene encoding non-hydrolyzing UDP-N-acetylglucosamine 2-epimerase, with amino-acid sequence MNKLKVMTVVGTRPEIIRLSAVMKQLEESEAVEHIVVHTGQNYDYELNQVFFDDFGLRKPDFFLDAAVGTAIETIGNIFLKIDPVLEEVKPDALLVLGDTNSCLTAIAAKRRHIPVFHMEAGNRCFDLRVPEETNRRIVDHTADINLTYSDIAREYLLAEGLHPAQVIKTGSPMFEVLNKHKEDIEKSDILERLGLTKGQYFVISAHREENVGSDHQFLKLVDILNSIAEVYQIPVIVSTHPRTRKRIEQLNIQFNEHVRLLKPLGFYDYNNLQINAKAVLSDSGTISEESSILGFRALNIREAHERPEAMEEASVMMTGLNVERVLQGLTVLETQENETLRLVSDYSMPNVSEKVLRIILSYTDYVNRVVWRK; translated from the coding sequence ATGAATAAATTGAAAGTGATGACTGTTGTAGGGACACGTCCTGAAATAATAAGGCTATCTGCAGTCATGAAGCAGTTAGAAGAATCTGAAGCAGTCGAGCATATCGTTGTTCACACTGGACAAAATTATGATTACGAATTGAATCAAGTCTTTTTTGACGATTTTGGACTCCGGAAGCCGGATTTCTTCCTTGATGCAGCAGTTGGGACAGCTATTGAAACAATTGGTAATATTTTCTTAAAAATTGATCCTGTTTTAGAAGAAGTTAAACCAGATGCCTTGCTAGTATTGGGAGATACAAATAGCTGTTTGACAGCTATCGCAGCCAAACGTCGTCATATTCCAGTCTTTCATATGGAAGCAGGGAATCGCTGTTTTGACCTACGAGTTCCAGAAGAAACAAACCGTCGAATTGTCGATCATACAGCCGATATCAATTTAACATACTCAGATATTGCTAGAGAATACTTGTTGGCAGAGGGACTTCACCCAGCTCAAGTCATTAAAACAGGTAGCCCAATGTTTGAAGTTTTGAACAAACATAAAGAGGATATTGAGAAGTCAGATATTTTAGAGCGTTTGGGGTTGACAAAGGGACAATACTTCGTTATTTCAGCCCATCGTGAGGAAAATGTAGGATCGGATCATCAATTTTTGAAATTGGTGGATATTTTGAACAGTATTGCAGAAGTATATCAGATTCCTGTTATTGTATCAACTCACCCTCGTACACGTAAACGTATTGAGCAGTTGAATATTCAATTCAATGAGCATGTGCGATTACTGAAACCACTAGGATTCTATGATTACAATAATTTACAAATTAATGCAAAAGCAGTGTTGTCAGATTCAGGGACCATTTCAGAAGAAAGTTCAATTTTAGGTTTCCGTGCTTTAAATATTCGTGAAGCACATGAACGCCCTGAGGCAATGGAAGAAGCCAGTGTCATGATGACAGGGCTTAATGTTGAGCGTGTACTACAAGGATTGACAGTATTAGAAACACAGGAAAACGAAACTCTTCGTCTTGTTTCGGACTATTCAATGCCAAATGTATCAGAGAAGGTATTACGGATCATTCTCAGCTATACTGATTATGTGAATCGAGTAGTTTGGAGAAAATAA